One segment of Anastrepha obliqua isolate idAnaObli1 chromosome 3, idAnaObli1_1.0, whole genome shotgun sequence DNA contains the following:
- the LOC129242173 gene encoding collectin-46-like, with protein sequence MRLLTVLISFGFIALAASNFVTQVGPPGPPGVPGVPGPPGQKGEKGERGSDGRVGLAGPQGGSGRRGHMGAPGPIGPPGPPGLRGPRGYDGERGPEGPTGPTGPTGPTGPASTTTTG encoded by the exons ATGAGACTACTAACAGTGCTGATCTCTTTTG GATTCATCGCTTTAGCTGCGTCAAATTTTGTCACACAGGTTGGCCCACCTGGCCCGCCGGGAGTGCCAGGTGTGCCCGGCCCACCGGGACAAAAAGGTGAGAAGGGCGAGCGTGGCTCAGATGGACGCGTTGGCTTAGCTGGCCCACAAGGAGGAAGTGGACGACGCGGTCACATGGGCGCTCCTGGTCCAATAGGACCTCCAGGTCCGCCGGGTTTGCGTGGACCACGCGGTTACGATGGTGAGCGGGGACCAGAGGGCCCGACAGGACCAACGGGACCAACCGGTCCAACTGGACCCGCAAGTACTACTACTACAGGCTAA
- the LOC129242174 gene encoding collagen alpha-1(I) chain-like — translation MKVATHTIRTLLILVASIALPTTLAKRRLISADTKNEQRALLGVRQQPIVYPQPQCICAPGPPGPAGPPGQPGLQGNRGDKGDDGFQGAVGPIGPTGQRGLPGRPGIPGPIGPPGRRGRRGFPGERGPTGPPGPTGPTGPTGPAASTTARSLDGRAGEGLVALPDYDVPIGDEDEDDDDEEDEFFEQRK, via the exons ATGAAAGTCGCAACGCATACAATTAGGA ctCTACTTATTCTTGTGGCCTCTATCGCCTTACCAACCACCTTGGCCAAACGGCGGCTAATATCAGCCGACACGAAGAATGAGCAACGCGCACTGCTTGGCGTACGTCAGCAGCCTATCGTCTACCCGCAGCCACAATGTATTTGTGCGCCCGGGCCACCGGGTCCAGCAGGACCGCCAGGACAGCCGGGATTGCAGGGTAATCGTGGGGATAAGGGAGACGATGGCTTTCAAGGTGCTGTGGGGCCGATTGGACCAACCGGACAGCGTGGGTTGCCCGGTAGGCCCGGTATTCCTGGACCAATAGGACCACCGGGGCGACGTGGCAGACGTGGTTTCCCTGGTGAGCGCGGACCAACAGGACCACCAGGTCCAACGGGACCAACAGGTCCAACCGGGCCAGCTGCATCAACAACAGCTCGTTCGTTGGACGGGCGTGCGGGTGAGGGACTAGTAGCCTTACCGGATTATGATGTACCAATTGGTGACGAAGACGAAGACGACGATGATGAGGAAGATGAGTTTTTTGAACAGCGAAAATGA